The DNA region TGCTTTCCCCAGAAAGCAGGCGGCGGACGCGCAGGTCGGCGCGCAGCGAGCGCAGATCGTTGCCCAGGCTGAGCTCGCCCAGGTCGCGGAGGAGCTggcccagctctgggctctcGCCGCGGCCGGTGCTGGGGCGCAGCAGCTCGCCCTCGGGCTCGCCCAGCGCCTCCAGGATGTCTTCGCAATCGCAGTGCATGGCCCGCTCTTCCTGCTCCTCGCCCAGTAGGTCCTCCGTGATGGAGCCCAGCTTGGGCGCGCTGCGGCTCCGCTCTACCGGCGGCTTGTAGCAGCACTGCCCATTGAGCAGCTTGCGCAGCGGCACCAGCGGGATGCTCTGCTCgcccaccagctgctgctgctggtgccgcGCGTCGTCCCGCTTCTTCAGCCGGCGGAACTCGGCCAGTGCCGTGGCCGAAGTCTGGTACAGCAACAGGGCCATGGCCTTCGCCTTCTCGGGCTTGGAGACCAGCACGGCGTGGCAGCGCAGCATCACCGCCTTGTGCTTGAGCTCGTGGCGGTAGATCCAGGCGAAAACACGGGGCAGGCGCGGGTCGGCCACGCAGTAGGTGACCCGGTGCAGCAGGTAGAGGTGGCCGGGCCGGCGCAGCCCCTTGTCCTCGGCGTGGGCCATGCGGATGCCCTGCGCGCTGATGGTCAGCTTCATCTTGGTGCCCTGCCGGCCCGCCTCGCTCTTGCTCCAAATCTTGCAGACGGCCAGGTCGGTGCAGCCCTCACCTTTGGACTGGATGGTGGTGGCGTTGCCCAGGTAGAGCACAGTGTACGTGGGGTCTTCGCTGGTAACGCGAAATTTCCGCCGCTTGGAGCGGAACATGCTGCCCACGCGGTGCAGGGCGCTCTCGGGGCAGGCGCGGGCTAGCGAGGTGAGGGCCGAGTAGTGCACGCTCACCGCGTACCCCTTGGGCTTGCTCTGCCGCCGCGCCTCGCCCGCCGCCAGCTCCACCTTGCTCCGCTTCCAGGGCAGCATGGCCCCGCGGAGCCGCGGCTAGGCGCCGCGCCGACGGCTCCGGGCGCGGGGGGGCATGCCACGGCGGCGGCGGCTGGGCTGCCCGCCCGCCTCACATCCTTGCGGGCGCCGGGCCGCCGCGGCCGTAGATATAGGCGGGCGCCGCGCTCCGCGGGCGCGGAGAGGGGAGGCCCCGCGCACCGAGGGCGGAGCGCCCGCTGCCCGGGCCCGCCGAGCCGGCGGCTCGCTgctcgccgcccgcccgccgccgccgccgctctgcGCCGCCCGCCGcggcgccccggccccggccccggccccagccccggccccgccgcgccgcgggGCGGGCACGGGGCGGTGCCAGCCCGGCCGGAcggcccctgtcccctccccgctcGCAGCGGAGCGCGGCCTCCAGCGGGGGACGGCCGCCGGTGCCGCCGCGGGACCGGGAGAGCGGGACCCCCGTGCGCCCCGTGCCGCCCCACCGCGCTCGCTACGGCCACGTACGGAGGGTGGGCGCCACAGCGCTCTCCGGCAGCTTCCGTCAACACGGGAGAATGGAGAGGGCGCCGCGGGGGATCGTCTGCCCCAAATCCCCTTAAACTGGTAAAAATCCCTAGACCACTGCCGGACCCCAGGCTCCGGGAGATCTTACGGCCCCAACCTCAGCTGCCTGCACGACCAGGGTGTGCCATGGACAAATCCCGCTCTTGCAACATGATCTTTCCTTCGGTTTGGTTAGTCCGGCTCTGAGACCTGAAGGGCCTGCAGCAAATACTAGTTATTATGTATGAGTAATCCTTTGCTCTTTATTTGTGTGCAGCAGCTGAAGAACAAGAAGCTGTCTTGTAATTTCTTGTTGGGGTTGCTGGGTACACTCACAGACATAATGAGAAAGTTGGTCTCTGTGTTGTTACTATAGCTTCTTGTGTCATGTGTCAGATCCTTGCCAAAAAGAATAGAAATTCCAGCATTGCAGATAATGGCACTTCATCGGGGTTTGGATAAATGCTCGACAAAAGGAGGGCAGTACATACTCCTGGAGTAAAATATGTAAACACCTGCATAAATTATTACACAAGTAATTTCTAGAGTTTGAATCAATTAAACCAGTatgttattactattattattactattattacataaTGCCATCTAGCAGATTATTTGGGAATTGCAAGTAACCACAGTGACCAGCATCAAACTATTAAGCCCATTCGCTTATATTTCCAAAATGCCCCTCACAGGAGGGCAGGTGAGGGGCTGAGGTCTGCCCTgactgcagtgcccagcagcagctgcaggtttCTGCTCTGAGTCCTGATGCAGGCTGGGTGTCAGCCACCCCTGGGGAGCCCCCATGGTGCTGTAGGTGttggggggcaggaggggctgtgggctgtgctgcagcatgtGGCAGACAGCTCCTGCCAGCCTGCAGGACCATCCCACTGCATGGCACAGAGAGAAAGACTGATTTGTTCAGCTGATTCATCTCCAAGTAGCATTCAATGTACTTTTGTCTTCTTTGTCTTGCAAGGTGAAAACAGAAGATGCTGCTGTGCACATAAAATAAATCCAATGGCTTGGGGTGACATCTGATACCCACGCACGGTGTGGCACTCCCGAAGATCTGCCTCCTCCCTCAAGGTGTCCTGCTGAGCCACAGCTCCTCAGACCAACGCCTGCCCTGTCCTCACTCTGAGCAGTGCCTGTGAGCTGCAGGGCCAAGAGAGAGCAGCCCTGTCTGCTCCTCAGAGGTGCGTGGGCATGCCAGTCTCTCCATACGAGGGAGTTGCTTTGCCAAAACCtgcctgcctccagctctgggcagAGGAACCTGTTCTGAGCCTTTGGCTGGTGGCTCAGCAGGCAGGTGTTTGCTCCAGGTGGGATGGAGCAAGCAAGGACACCCACATACAATCCTGCAGTGCTGCTTCTGGAGGGAGGTTAGAGCTGGGGGGGCTGGTGCTGGTACACAGGCACTT from Melospiza melodia melodia isolate bMelMel2 chromosome 12, bMelMel2.pri, whole genome shotgun sequence includes:
- the FAM43A gene encoding protein FAM43A, coding for MLPWKRSKVELAAGEARRQSKPKGYAVSVHYSALTSLARACPESALHRVGSMFRSKRRKFRVTSEDPTYTVLYLGNATTIQSKGEGCTDLAVCKIWSKSEAGRQGTKMKLTISAQGIRMAHAEDKGLRRPGHLYLLHRVTYCVADPRLPRVFAWIYRHELKHKAVMLRCHAVLVSKPEKAKAMALLLYQTSATALAEFRRLKKRDDARHQQQQLVGEQSIPLVPLRKLLNGQCCYKPPVERSRSAPKLGSITEDLLGEEQEERAMHCDCEDILEALGEPEGELLRPSTGRGESPELGQLLRDLGELSLGNDLRSLRADLRVRRLLSGESTGSESSLESGGTDGAAPPGSDAEQPPPGDPETG